One region of Actinomycetes bacterium genomic DNA includes:
- the hpt gene encoding hypoxanthine phosphoribosyltransferase produces MEESDLGADLARVLVTEEQIQQRIAELAASIDADYAERDLLLIGVLKGAVMVMADLSRALHLPVTMDWMAVSSYGAGTKSSGVVRILKDLDRDITGKHVLVVEDIIDSGLTLSWLLLNLRSRGPESVEVCTLLRKPDAAQVPVDVRYVGFDIPSEFVVGYGLDYAEQYRNLPFVGTLAPHVYSGR; encoded by the coding sequence GTGGAGGAGAGCGACCTCGGCGCCGACCTGGCCCGCGTGCTCGTCACCGAGGAGCAGATCCAGCAGCGGATCGCGGAGCTGGCCGCCTCGATCGACGCGGACTACGCGGAGCGGGACCTGCTGCTCATCGGCGTCCTCAAGGGCGCCGTCATGGTCATGGCCGACCTGTCCAGGGCCCTGCACCTGCCGGTGACCATGGACTGGATGGCGGTCTCCTCCTACGGCGCCGGCACCAAGTCCTCCGGGGTGGTCCGGATCCTCAAGGACCTGGACCGGGACATCACCGGGAAGCACGTCCTCGTGGTCGAGGACATCATCGACAGCGGGCTGACCCTGTCCTGGCTGCTGCTCAACCTGCGCTCGCGCGGGCCGGAGTCGGTCGAGGTGTGCACCCTGCTGCGCAAGCCGGACGCCGCCCAGGTACCGGTCGACGTCCGTTATGTGGGCTTCGACATCCCCAGCGAGTTCGTCGTGGGCTACGGCCTGGACTACGCCGAGCAGTACCGGAACCTGCCGTTCGTGGGCACCCTCGCCCCGCACGTCTACTCCGGCCGCTGA